Proteins from a genomic interval of Bacillota bacterium:
- a CDS encoding NAD(P)/FAD-dependent oxidoreductase: MAIMTAGSIREREYDALVVGAGPAGACAARRLALGGVRVLIVERKPQVGVPVQCAEYVPMFITRYVPLDAGHIAQRVDEMETFLPTGEVVRNRFPGYVLHRALFDRSLTASALRAGAELLLRARVTGLSDHGAVIESGGPGRRERFEVAAKVIIGADGPLSTVGKATGQENAEFVVGAQCEVLLDRPLGATQVYFDPEYFGGYGWVFPKGDTANVGVGLQLTDTRASGAPLDSPPGAREALGGFLDKLKVSRGKVLGYTGGLIPVGGPLAAVSGRVLLAGDAAGHTHPLTGAGILHAVIGGDAAGRAAARAIRDNDMEALKSYDDEWRGIFGKSLERAVAGRALLMSNWCCDRGALSELIRRTWIAFRSLADRPLMDARL; this comes from the coding sequence ATGGCAATTATGACTGCGGGGAGCATTCGTGAACGTGAATACGACGCCTTAGTGGTCGGGGCCGGGCCCGCGGGCGCGTGCGCCGCGAGGAGGCTGGCGCTGGGTGGGGTCAGGGTGCTCATCGTGGAGCGAAAGCCCCAGGTAGGCGTGCCTGTTCAGTGCGCGGAATACGTTCCGATGTTCATCACCCGCTATGTCCCCCTAGATGCTGGCCATATAGCGCAGCGCGTGGACGAGATGGAGACCTTCCTCCCCACGGGTGAGGTCGTCAGGAATCGCTTTCCAGGTTATGTCCTGCACAGGGCGCTTTTTGACAGGAGCCTTACAGCCTCGGCGCTCAGGGCCGGGGCCGAGCTCCTCCTCCGGGCGAGGGTGACGGGTTTGAGCGATCATGGCGCTGTGATCGAATCAGGGGGCCCGGGCCGCAGGGAGAGGTTCGAGGTCGCTGCTAAGGTGATTATAGGGGCGGACGGGCCCCTCTCGACAGTGGGGAAGGCCACCGGCCAGGAGAACGCCGAATTTGTCGTGGGGGCGCAGTGCGAGGTCCTGCTTGATCGGCCCCTCGGAGCCACGCAGGTCTATTTCGATCCCGAGTATTTCGGGGGCTATGGCTGGGTCTTCCCGAAGGGGGATACGGCGAATGTCGGAGTCGGGTTGCAGCTCACGGACACTAGGGCCTCGGGCGCCCCGTTGGACAGCCCGCCAGGGGCGCGCGAAGCCCTCGGGGGCTTCCTGGATAAACTCAAGGTCAGCAGGGGCAAAGTTCTTGGCTATACGGGCGGTCTTATCCCGGTTGGCGGGCCCCTCGCCGCGGTATCCGGGCGCGTGCTCCTTGCCGGCGATGCAGCCGGGCACACCCACCCCTTGACGGGCGCAGGCATACTTCACGCGGTGATAGGCGGCGATGCGGCCGGGAGGGCGGCGGCCCGGGCGATCAGGGATAATGATATGGAGGCCTTGAAGTCCTATGATGATGAATGGCGTGGTATTTTCGGCAAGAGCCTCGAGAGGGCGGTCGCGGGGCGCGCGCTCTTGATGAGTAACTGGTGTTGTGACCGCGGGGCTCTGAGCGAGCTCATACGCAGGACGTGGATAGCGTTTCGCTCGCTTGCTGATCGCCCTCTTATGGATGCTCGCTTATGA